From one Phycodurus eques isolate BA_2022a chromosome 6, UOR_Pequ_1.1, whole genome shotgun sequence genomic stretch:
- the ank2a gene encoding uncharacterized protein ank2a isoform X1 translates to MEVRPSSPQSVASQCELRALSPDSPVPHFDVAQIENYDQCFHQRSYTPQSSVSDWEGCDLCLTDLFDETRPMSPQSVSSDMELDVSFRGRALSPDSVSSAVDTSLLRDWLLDFRASSPESVASVEKCSFGPDCMFVQNNKHCSYYLWYTEERPFSPLSTFSDLEYSEFCLKDLFDDSRPGSPDSVSSENLSAENNVVAIAGQPWSYARPFTYADVVRGVKNKKQSETMSDNTALESQPILRPSDSFDDLSDFSTDELTMEVRPSSSQSVASQCELRALSPDSPVPHFDVAQIENYDQCFHQRSYTPQSSVSDWEGCDLCLTDLFDETRPMSPQSVSSDMELDVSFRGRALSPDSVSSAVDTSLLRDWLLDFRASSPESVGSVEKCSFGPDCMFVQNNKNCSYYLRYTEERPFSPLSTLSDVEYSEFCLKDLFDDSRPGSPDSVSSENSSAENNVVAIVGQPWSFARPFTYADVVRGVKNEKQSETMSDNTALESRPVLGLSDSFDDFSDFSTDELTMEVRPSSPQSVASQCELRALSPDSPVPHFDVAQIENYDQCFHQRSYTPQSSVSDWEGCDLCLTDLFDETRPMSPQSVSSDMELDVSFRGRALSPDSVSSAVDTSLLWDWLLDFRASSPESVGSVEKCSFGPDCMFVQNNKHCSYYLRYTEERPFSPLSTLSDVEYSEFCLKDVFDDSRPGSPDSVSSENLSAENNVVAIAGQPWSYARPFTYADVVRGVINKKQSETMSDNTDLESQPILRPSDSFDDLFDFSTDELTMEVRPSSSQSVASQCELRALSPDSPVPHFDVAQIENYDQCFHQRSYTPQSSVSDWEGCDLCLTDLFDETRPMSPQSVSSDVELDVSFRGRALSPDSVSSAVDTSLLRDWLLDFRASSPESVASVEKCSFGPDCMFVQNNKHCSYYLRYTEERPFSPLSTLSDVEYSEFCLKDLFDNSRPGSPDSVSSENLSAENNVVAIAGQPWSYARPFTYADVVRGVINKKQSETMSDNTDLESQPILRPSDSFDDLSDFSTDELTMEVRPSSSQSVASQCELRALSPDSPVPHFDVAQIENYDQCFHQRSYTPQSSVSDWEGCDLCLTDLFDETRPMSPQSVSSDVELDVSFRGRALSPDSVSSAVDTSLLRDWLLDFRASSPESVASVEKCSFGPDCMFVQNNKHCSYYLRYTEERPFSPLSTLSDVEYSEFCLKDLFDDSRPGSPDSVSSENLSAENNVVAIAGQPWSFARPFTYADVVCGFKNEKQSETRSEDTALESRPILRPSDSFDDLSELSIGGMTIEVRPSSPQSVASQCELRALSPDSPVPHFDVAQIENYDQCFHQRSYTPQSSVSDWEGCDLCLTDLFDETRPMSPQSVSSDMELDVSFRGRALSPDSVSSAVDTSLLRDWLLDFRASSPESVASVEKCSFGPDCMFVQNNKHCSYYLRYTEERPFSPLSTLSDVEYSEFCLKDLFDDSRPGSPDSVSSENLSAENNVVAIAGQPWSFARPFTYADVVRGFKNEKQSETRSEDTALESRPILRPSDSFDDFSDLSIGELTMEVRPSSPQSVASQCELRALSPDSLLPHFDMAQIENYDQCFHQRSYTPQSSVSDWEGCDLCLTDLFDETRPMSPQSVSSDMELEVSFRGSALSPDSVSSAVDTSLLRDWLLDFRASSPESVASVEKCSFGPDCMFVQNNKHCSYYLRYTEERPFSPLSTFSDVEYSEFCLKDLFDDSRPGSPDSVSSENLSAENNVVAIAGQPWCFARPFTYADVVRGVKNEKQSETLSEDTALESRPLLGLSDSFDDFSDFSTDELTVEVRPSSPQSVASQCELRALSPDSPLPHFDVAQIENYDQCFHQRSYTPQSSVSDWEGCDLCLTDLFDETRPMSPQSVSSDMELDVSFRGRALSPDSVSSAVDTSLLRDWLLDFRASSSESVGSVEKCSFGPDCMFVQNNKHCSYYLRYTEERPFSPLSTLSDVEYSEFCLKDLFDDSRPGSPDSVSSENSSAENNVVAIAGQPWSFARPFTYADVVRGVKNKKQSETMSDNTALESQPILRPSDSFDDLSDFSTDELTMEVRPSSPQSVASQCEVRALSPDSPVPHFDVAQIENYDQCFHQRSYTPQSSVSDWEGCDLCLTDLFDETRPMSPQSVSSDMELDVSFRGRALSPDSVSSAVDTSLLRDWLLDFRASSPESVASVEKCSFGPDCMFVQNNKHCSYYLQYTEERPFSPLSTLSDVEYSEFCLKDLFDDSRPGSPDSVSSENLSAENNVVAIAGQPWCFARPFTYADVVRGVKNEKQSETLSEDTALESRPLLGLSDSFDDFSDFSTDELTVEVRPSSPQSVASQCELRALSPDSHLPHFDVAQIENYDQCFHQRSYTPQSSVSDWEGCDLCLTDLFDETRPMSPQSVSSDMELDVSFRGRALSPDSVSSAVDTSLLRDWLLDFRASSSESVGSVEKCSFGPDCMFVQNNKHCSYYLRYTEERPFSPLSTLSDVEYSEFCLKDLFDDSRPGSPDSVSSENSSAENNVVAIVGQPWSFARPFTYADVVRGVKNEKQSETMSDNTALESRPVLGLSDSFDDFSDFSTDELTMEVRPSSPQSVASQCELRALSPDSPLPHYDVAQIENYDQCFHQRSYTPQSSVSDWEGCDLCLTDLFDETRPMSPQSVSSDMELDVSFRGRALSPDSVSSAVDTSLLRDWLLDFRASSPESVASVEKCSFGPDCMFVQNNKHCSYYLRYTEERPFSPLSTLSDVEYSEFCLKDLFDDSRPGSPDSVSSENLSAENNVVAIAGQPWSFARPFTYADVVRGVKNKKQSETMSDNTALESQPILRPSDSFDDLSDFSTDELTMEVRPSSPQSVASQCEVRALSPDSPVPHFDVAQIENYDQCFHQRSYTPKSSVSDWEGCDLCLTDLFDETRPMSPQSVSSDMELDVSFRGRALSPDSVSSAVDTSLLRDWLLDFRASSPESVASVEKCSFGPDCMFVQNNKHCSYYLQYTEERPFSPLSTLSDVEYSEFCLKDLFDDSRPGSPDSVSSENLSAENNVVAIAGQPWSFARPFTYADVVRGVKNEKQSETMSDNTALESQPILRPSDSFDDLSDFSTDELTMEVRLSSPQSVASQCELRALSPDSPVPHFDVAQIENYDQCFHQRSYTPQSSVSDWEGCDLCLTDLFDETRPMSPQSVSSDMELDVSFRGRALSPDSVSSAVDTSLLRDWLLDFRASSPESVASVEKCSFGPDCMFVQNNKHCSYYLRYTEERPFSPLSTLSDVEYSEFCLKDLFDDSRPESPDSVSSENVIAENKVVGFAGQLQSRARHVTLADVSSLSPVLRDLHPYQKFISPLFEPLYKGQYSSFKMFFNFNVEQQPFHDPQPVPSYLAVKQPRKLSLSCINPSYNHLPENPSTCLTDKCTAKFPPDSAVLSYFTPKYSSQLAQECKFNESFSQSDNVVHICEASHSHQLSENVSVSPDSSVLHLKFVDQYHDEIKPDSPKSIALDSETHDTLRHQNMVVQSFSDSCFSNSRQSSSGIPDSVEDSVQCLKHQQSQHGLIGESVPTDQRLAHNPIHRRLMAHIFDPVYKGKHVCDTVMFSLTTFDRGFEKTFEQNNFECLTAIGETQFVEESCYFESMDSIEPPLNEAMTGNASQPELSSMPSVEENMDFHHTVKVMEAFSKQTQTRSETMEPRPLLLEHEGTDTISPLMMTHSQDVLVKDMKRQSVRMDKTFQVLPEINAEIGSMSESSDDEFLSTRIVQRRVVIQADEMPDLPTQTVTEEKYRDENGHIVVKKVTRKIIRKCVSSDGVEREEVSVEGSPQRSISVAEGDGYSKVVKRTVLKSEGDHTEVTFAEREGFSASQETAEVRKVSLAESTIVVEGKRTVTHKGDLSLDSDLPSAQEDFKQALGYIGGFTRAELPHVVESETVKDDGTVVTRAHMRKGQTVRRTVVQGAGQRKQVFLEQVDGPTKGSKPHELQQHLHQLFHHYYEEHQEDHDDDNEDEEERE, encoded by the coding sequence ATGGAGGTGAGACCTTCTTCTCCACAGTCTGTAGCATCTCAATGTGAACTTAGGGCTCTTTCTCCTGACTCACCTGTTCCTCATTTTGACGTGGCCCAAATTGAGAATTATGACCAATGCTTTCACCAAAGGTCGTACACACCACAATCGAGTGTTTCAGATTGGGAAGGTTGTGATTTGTGTCTCACCGACCTTTTTGATGAGACCAGACCGATGTCTCCACAGTCTGTTTCATCAGACATGGAACTAGATGTCTCATTTCGCGGCAGGGCGCTGTCTCCAGATTCTGTTTCTTCAGCTGTAGACACGTCCCTACTTCGGGACTGGCTGTTAGACTTCAGAGCATCCTCCCCAGAGTCTGTGGCATCAGTTGAGAAGTGTTCATTTGGTCCTGAttgtatgtttgttcaaaacaacaaacattgtaGTTATTACTTATGGTATACTGAGGAAAGGCCATTTTCTCCTCTGTCAACATTTTCTGACCTGGAGTATTCAGAATTTTGTCTCAAGGATCTCTTTGACGACAGCAGGCCAGGATCGCCAGATTCAGTATCGTCAGAAAATTTAAGTGCAGAAAATAATGTCGTGGCAATTGCAGGCCAACCATGGTCTTATGCAAGACCTTTTACATATGCAGATGTCGTGCGTGgcgttaaaaataaaaaacaatcagaGACCATGTCTGACAACACGGCTTTGGAGTCTCAGCCTATTTTGCGACCATCTGACTCTTTTGATGACTTGTCTGACTTCTCCACAGATGAGTTGACTATGGAGGTGAGACCTTCTTCTTCACAGTCTGTAGCATCTCAATGTGAACTCAGGGCTCTTTCTCCTGACTCACCTGTTCCTCATTTTGACGTGGCCCAAATTGAGAATTATGACCAATGCTTTCACCAAAGGTCGTACACACCACAATCGAGTGTTTCAGATTGGGAAGGTTGTGATTTGTGTCTCACCGACCTTTTTGATGAGACCAGACCGATGTCTCCACAGTCTGTTTCATCAGACATGGAACTAGATGTCTCATTTCGCGGCAGGGCGCTGTCTCCAGATTCTGTTTCTTCAGCTGTAGACACGTCCCTACTTCGGGACTGGCTCTTAGACTTCAGGGCATCCTCCCCAGAGTCTGTGGGATCAGTTGAGAAGTGTTCATTTGGTCCTGAttgtatgtttgttcaaaacaacaaaaattgtagTTATTACTTACGGTATACGGAGGAAAGGCCATTTTCTCCTCTGTCAACATTGTCTGACGTGGAGTATTCAGAATTTTGTCTCAAGGATCTCTTTGACGACAGCAGGCCAGGATCGCCTGATTCAGTATCGTCAGAAAATTCAAGTGCAGAAAATAATGTCGTGGCAATTGTAGGCCAACCATGGTCTTTTGCAAGACCTTTCACATATGCAGATGTCGTGCGTGgcgttaaaaatgaaaaacaatcagAGACCATGTCTGACAACACGGCTTTGGAGTCTAGGCCTGTTTTGGGACTATCTGACTcttttgatgacttttctgACTTCTCCACAGATGAGTTGACTATGGAGGTGAGACCTTCTTCTCCACAGTCTGTAGCATCTCAATGTGAACTCAGGGCTCTTTCTCCTGACTCACCTGTTCCTCATTTTGACGTGGCCCAAATTGAGAATTATGACCAATGCTTTCACCAAAGGTCGTACACACCACAATCGAGTGTTTCAGATTGGGAAGGTTGTGATTTGTGTCTCACCGACCTTTTTGATGAGACCAGACCGATGTCTCCACAGTCTGTTTCATCAGACATGGAACTAGATGTCTCATTTCGCGGCAGGGCGCTGTCTCCAGATTCTGTTTCTTCAGCTGTAGACACGTCCCTACTTTGGGACTGGCTCTTAGACTTCAGGGCATCCTCCCCAGAGTCTGTGGGATCAGTTGAGAAGTGTTCATTTGGTCCTGAttgtatgtttgttcaaaacaacaaacattgtaGTTATTACTTACGGTATACGGAGGAAAGGCCATTTTCTCCTCTGTCAACATTGTCTGACGTGGAGTATTCAGAATTTTGTCTCAAGGATGTCTTTGACGACAGCAGGCCAGGATCGCCAGATTCAGTATCGTCAGAAAATTTAAGTGCAGAAAATAATGTCGTGGCAATTGCAGGCCAACCATGGTCTTATGCAAGACCTTTTACATATGCAGATGTCGTGCGTGGcgttataaataaaaaacaatcagaGACCATGTCTGACAACACGGATTTGGAGTCTCAGCCTATTTTGCGACCATCTGACTCTTTTGATGACTTGTTTGACTTCTCCACAGATGAGTTGACTATGGAGGTGAGACCTTCTTCTTCACAGTCTGTAGCATCTCAATGTGAACTCAGGGCTCTTTCTCCTGACTCACCTGTTCCTCATTTTGACGTGGCCCAAATTGAGAATTATGACCAATGCTTTCACCAAAGGTCGTACACACCACAATCGAGTGTTTCAGATTGGGAAGGTTGTGATTTGTGTCTCACCGACCTTTTTGATGAGACCAGACCGATGTCTCCACAGTCTGTTTCATCAGACGTGGAACTAGATGTCTCATTTCGCGGCAGGGCGCTGTCTCCAGATTCTGTTTCTTCAGCTGTAGACACGTCCCTACTTCGGGACTGGCTCTTAGACTTCAGAGCATCCTCCCCAGAGTCTGTGGCATCAGTTGAGAAGTGTTCATTTGGTCCTGAttgtatgtttgttcaaaacaacaaacattgtaGTTATTACTTACGGTATACTGAGGAAAGGCCATTTTCTCCTCTGTCAACATTGTCTGACGTGGAGTATTCAGAATTTTGTCTTAAGGATCTCTTTGACAACAGCAGGCCAGGATCACCAGATTCAGTATCGTCAGAAAATTTAAGTGCAGAAAATAATGTCGTGGCAATTGCAGGCCAACCATGGTCTTATGCAAGACCTTTTACATATGCAGATGTCGTGCGTGGcgttataaataaaaaacaatcagaGACCATGTCTGACAACACGGATTTGGAGTCTCAGCCTATTTTGCGACCATCTGACTCTTTTGATGACTTGTCTGACTTCTCCACAGATGAGTTGACCATGGAGGTGAGACCTTCTTCTTCACAGTCTGTAGCATCTCAATGTGAACTCAGGGCTCTTTCTCCTGACTCACCTGTTCCTCATTTTGACGTGGCCCAAATTGAGAATTATGACCAATGCTTTCACCAAAGGTCGTACACACCACAATCGAGTGTTTCAGATTGGGAAGGTTGTGATTTGTGTCTCACCGACCTTTTTGATGAGACCAGACCGATGTCTCCACAGTCTGTTTCATCAGACGTGGAACTAGATGTCTCATTTCGCGGCAGGGCGCTGTCTCCAGATTCTGTTTCTTCAGCTGTAGACACGTCCCTACTTCGGGACTGGCTCTTAGACTTCAGAGCATCCTCCCCAGAGTCTGTGGCATCAGTTGAGAAGTGTTCATTTGGTCCTGAttgtatgtttgttcaaaacaacaaacattgtaGTTATTACTTACGGTATACTGAGGAAAGGCCATTTTCTCCTCTGTCAACATTGTCTGACGTGGAGTATTCAGAATTTTGTCTTAAGGATCTCTTTGACGACAGCAGGCCAGGATCACCAGATTCAGTATCGTCAGAAAATTTAAGTGCAGAAAATAATGTCGTGGCAATTGCAGGCCAACCATGGTCTTTTGCAAGACCTTTCACATATGCAGATGtggtgtgtggctttaaaaatgaaaaacaatccgAGACCCGGTCTGAAGATACGGCTTTGGAGTCTAGGCCTATTTTGCGACCATCTGACTCTTTTGATGACTTGTCTGAGTTATCCATAGGTGGGATGACGATAGAGGTGAGACCTTCTTCTCCACAGTCTGTAGCATCTCAATGTGAACTCAGGGCTCTTTCTCCTGACTCACCTGTTCCTCATTTTGACGTGGCCCAAATTGAGAATTATGACCAATGCTTTCACCAAAGGTCGTACACACCACAATCGAGTGTTTCAGATTGGGAAGGTTGTGATTTGTGTCTCACCGACCTTTTTGATGAGACCAGACCGATGTCTCCACAGTCTGTTTCATCAGACATGGAACTAGATGTCTCATTTCGCGGCAGGGCGCTGTCTCCAGATTCTGTTTCTTCAGCTGTAGACACGTCCCTACTTCGGGACTGGCTGTTAGACTTCAGAGCATCCTCGCCAGAGTCTGTGGCATCAGTTGAGAAGTGTTCATTTGGTCCTGAttgtatgtttgttcaaaacaacaaacattgtaGTTATTACTTACGGTATACTGAGGAAAGGCCATTTTCTCCTCTGTCAACATTGTCTGACGTGGAGTATTCAGAATTTTGTCTTAAGGATCTCTTTGACGACAGCAGGCCAGGATCACCAGATTCAGTATCGTCAGAAAATTTAAGTGCAGAAAATAATGTCGTGGCAATTGCAGGCCAACCATGGTCTTTTGCAAGACCTTTCACATATGCAGATGTTGTGCGTggctttaaaaatgaaaaacaatccgAGACCCGGTCTGAAGACACGGCTCTGGAGTCTAGGCCTATTTTGCGACCATCTGACTcttttgatgacttttctgACTTATCCATAGGTGAGTTGACGATGGAGGTGAGACCTTCTTCTCCACAGTCTGTAGCATCTCAATGTGAACTCAGGGCTCTTTCTCCTGACTCACTTCTTCCTCATTTTGACATGGCCCAAATTGAGAATTATGACCAATGCTTTCACCAAAGGTCGTACACACCACAATCGAGTGTTTCAGATTGGGAAGGTTGTGATTTGTGTCTCACCGACCTTTTTGATGAGACCAGACCGATGTCTCCACAGTCTGTTTCATCAGACATGGAACTAGAAGTCTCATTTCGCGGCAGTGCGCTGTCTCCAGATTCTGTTTCTTCAGCTGTAGACACGTCCCTACTTCGGGACTGGCTGTTAGACTTCAGAGCATCCTCGCCAGAGTCTGTGGCATCAGTTGAGAAGTGTTCATTTGGTCCTGAttgtatgtttgttcaaaacaacaaacattgtaGTTATTATTTACGGTATACTGAGGAAAGGCCATTTTCTCCTCTGTCAACATTTTCTGACGTGGAGTATTCAGAATTTTGTCTCAAGGATCTCTTTGACGACAGCAGGCCAGGATCACCAGATTCAGTATCGTCAGAAAATTTAAGTGCAGAAAATAATGTCGTGGCAATTGCAGGCCAACCATGGTGTTTTGCAAGACCGTTTACATATGCAGATGTCGTGCGTGgcgttaaaaatgaaaaacaatcagAGACCTTGTCTGAAGACACGGCTTTGGAGTCTAGGCCTCTTTTGGGACTATCTGACTcttttgatgacttttctgACTTCTCCACAGATGAGTTGACTGTGGAGGTGAGACCTTCTTCTCCACAGTCTGTAGCATCTCAATGTGAACTCAGGGCTCTTTCTCCTGACTCACCTCTTCCTCATTTTGACGTGGCCCAAATTGAGAATTATGACCAATGCTTTCACCAAAGGTCGTACACACCACAATCGAGTGTTTCAGATTGGGAAGGTTGTGATTTGTGTCTCACCGACCTTTTTGATGAGACCAGACCGATGTCTCCACAGTCTGTTTCATCAGACATGGAACTAGATGTCTCATTTCGCGGCAGGGCGCTGTCTCCAGATTCTGTTTCTTCAGCTGTAGACACGTCCCTACTTCGGGACTGGCTCTTAGACTTCAGAGCATCCTCCTCAGAGTCTGTGGGATCAGTTGAGAAGTGTTCATTTGGTCCTGAttgtatgtttgttcaaaacaacaaacattgtaGTTATTACTTACGGTATACGGAGGAAAGGCCATTTTCTCCTCTGTCAACATTGTCTGACGTGGAGTATTCAGAATTTTGTCTCAAGGATCTCTTTGACGACAGCAGGCCAGGATCGCCAGATTCAGTATCGTCAGAAAATTCAAGTGCAGAAAATAATGTCGTGGCAATTGCAGGCCAACCATGGTCTTTTGCAAGACCTTTTACATATGCAGATGTCGTGCGTGgcgttaaaaataaaaaacaatcagaGACCATGTCTGACAACACGGCTTTGGAGTCTCAGCCTATTTTGCGACCATCTGACTCTTTTGATGACTTGTCTGACTTCTCCACAGATGAGTTGACTATGGAGGTGAGACCTTCTTCTCCACAGTCTGTAGCTTCTCAATGTGAAGTCAGGGCTCTTTCTCCTGACTCACCTGTTCCTCATTTTGACGTGGCCCAAATTGAGAATTATGACCAATGCTTTCACCAAAGGTCGTACACACCACAATCGAGTGTTTCAGATTGGGAAGGTTGTGATTTGTGTCTCACCGACCTTTTTGATGAGACCAGACCAATGTCTCCGCAGTCTGTTTCATCAGACATGGAACTAGATGTCTCATTTCGCGGCAGGGCGCTGTCTCCAGATTCTGTTTCTTCAGCTGTAGACACGTCCCTACTTCGGGACTGGCTATTAGACTTCAGAGCATCCTCCCCAGAGTCTGTGGCATCAGTTGAGAAGTGTTCATTTGGTCCTGAttgtatgtttgttcaaaacaacaaacattgtaGTTATTACTTACAGTATACTGAGGAAAGGCCATTTTCTCCTCTGTCAACATTGTCTGACGTGGAGTATTCAGAATTTTGTCTCAAGGATCTCTTTGACGACAGCAGGCCAGGATCGCCAGATTCAGTATCGTCAGAAAATTTAAGTGCAGAAAATAATGTCGTGGCAATTGCAGGCCAACCATGGTGTTTTGCAAGACCGTTTACATATGCAGATGTCGTGCGTGgcgttaaaaatgaaaaacaatcagAGACCTTGTCTGAAGACACGGCTTTGGAGTCTAGGCCTCTTTTGGGACTATCTGACTcttttgatgacttttctgACTTCTCCACAGATGAGTTGACTGTGGAGGTGAGACCTTCTTCTCCACAGTCTGTAGCATCTCAATGTGAACTCAGGGCTCTTTCTCCTGACTCACATCTTCCTCATTTTGACGTGGCCCAAATTGAGAATTATGACCAATGCTTTCACCAAAGGTCGTACACACCACAATCGAGTGTTTCAGATTGGGAAGGTTGTGATTTGTGTCTCACCGACCTTTTTGATGAGACCAGACCGATGTCTCCACAGTCTGTTTCATCAGACATGGAACTAGATGTCTCATTTCGCGGCAGGGCGCTGTCTCCAGATTCTGTTTCTTCAGCTGTAGACACGTCCCTACTTCGGGACTGGCTCTTAGACTTCAGAGCATCCTCCTCAGAGTCTGTGGGATCAGTTGAGAAGTGTTCATTTGGTCCTGAttgtatgtttgttcaaaacaacaaacattgtaGTTATTACTTACGGTATACGGAGGAAAGGCCATTTTCTCCTCTGTCAACATTGTCTGACGTGGAGTATTCAGAATTTTGTCTCAAGGATCTCTTTGACGACAGCAGGCCAGGATCGCCAGATTCAGTATCGTCAGAAAATTCAAGTGCAGAAAATAATGTCGTGGCAATTGTAGGCCAACCATGGTCTTTTGCAAGACCTTTCACATATGCAGATGTCGTGCGTGgcgttaaaaatgaaaaacaatcagAGACCATGTCTGACAACACGGCATTGGAGTCTAGGCCTGTTTTGGGACTATCTGACTcttttgatgacttttctgACTTCTCCACAGATGAGTTGACTATGGAGGTGAGACCTTCTTCTCCACAGTCTGTAGCATCTCAATGTGAACTCAGGGCTCTATCTCCTGACTCACCTCTTCCTCATTATGACGTGGCCCAAATTGAGAATTATGACCAATGCTTTCACCAAAGGTCGTACACACCACAATCGAGTGTTTCAGATTGGGAAGGTTGTGATTTGTGTCTCACCGACCTTTTTGATGAGACCAGACCGATGTCTCCACAGTCTGTTTCATCAGACATGGAACTAGATGTCTCATTTCGCGGCAGGGCGCTGTCTCCAGATTCTGTTTCTTCAGCTGTAGACACGTCCCTACTTCGGGACTGGCTCTTAGACTTCAGAGCATCCTCCCCAGAGTCTGTGGCATCAGTTGAGAAGTGTTCATTTGGTCCTGAttgtatgtttgttcaaaacaacaaacattgtaGTTATTACTTACGGTATACTGAGGAAAGGCCATTTTCTCCTCTGTCAACATTGTCTGACGTGGAGTATTCAGAATTTTGTCTCAAGGATCTCTTTGACGACAGCAGGCCAGGATCGCCAGATTCAGTATCGTCAGAAAATTTAAGTGCAGAAAATAATGTCGTGGCAATTGCAGGCCAACCATGGTCTTTTGCAAGACCTTTTACATATGCAGATGTCGTGCGTGgcgttaaaaataaaaaacaatcagaGACCATGTCTGACAACACGGCTTTGGAGTCTCAGCCTATTTTGCGACCATCTGACTCTTTTGATGACTTGTCTGACTTCTCCACAGATGAGTTGACTATGGAGGTGAGACCTTCTTCTCCACAGTCTGTAGCTTCTCAATGTGAAGTCAGGGCTCTTTCTCCTGACTCACCTGTTCCTCATTTTGACGTGGCCCAAATTGAGAATTATGACCAATGCTTTCACCAAAGGTCGTACACACCAAAATCGAGTGTTTCAGATTGGGAAGGTTGTGATTTGTGTCTCACCGACCTTTTTGATGAGACCAGACCAATGTCTCCGCAGTCTGTTTCATCAGACATGGAACTAGATGTCTCATTTCGCGGCAGGGCGCTGTCTCCAGATTCTGTTTCTTCAGCTGTAGACACGTCCCTACTTCGGGACTGGCTATTAGACTTCAGAGCATCCTCCCCAGAGTCTGTGGCATCAGTTGAGAAGTGTTCATTTGGTCCTGAttgtatgtttgttcaaaacaacaaacattgtaGTTATTACTTACAGTATACTGAGGAAAGGCCATTTTCTCCTCTGTCAACATTGTCTGACGTGGAGTATTCAGAATTTTGTCTCAAGGATCTCTTTGACGACAGCAGGCCAGGATCGCCAGATTCAGTATCGTCAGAAAATTTAAGTGCAGAAAATAATGTCGTGGCAATTGCAGGCCAACCATGGTCTTTTGCAAGACCTTTCACATATGCAGATGTCGTGCGTGgcgttaaaaatgaaaaacaatcagAGACCATGTCTGACAACACGGCTTTGGAGTCTCAGCCTATTTTGCGACCATCTGACTCTTTTGATGACTTGTCTGACTTCTCCACAGATGAGTTGACTATGGAGGTGAGACTTTCTTCTCCACAGTCTGTAGCATCTCAATGTGAACTCAGGGCTCTTTCTCCTGACTCACCTGTTCCTCATTTTGACGTGGCCCAAATTGAGAATTATGACCAATGCTTTCACCAAAGGTCGTACACACCACAATCGAGTGTTTCAGATTGGGAAGGTTGTGATTTGTGTCTCACCGACCTTTTTGATGAGACCAGACCGATGTCTCCACAGTCTGTTTCATCAGACATGGAACTAGATGTCTCATTTCGCGGCAGGGCGCTGTCTCCAGATTCTGTTTCTTCAGCTGTAGACACGTCCCTACTTCGGGACTGGCTGTTAGACTTCAGAGCATCCTCCCCAGAGTCTGTGGCATCAGTTGAGAAGTGTTCATTTGGCCCTGAttgtatgtttgttcaaaacaacaaacattgtaGTTATTACTTACGGTATACTGAGGAAAGGCCATTTTCTCCTCTGTCAACATTGTCTGACGTGGAGTATTCAGAATTTTGTCTCAAGGATCTCTTTGATGACAGCAGGCCAGAATCACCGGATTCAGTATCGTCAGAAAATGTTATTGCAGAAAATAAAGTCGTGGGATTTGCAGGCCAACTTCAGTCTCGTGCAAGACATGTTACACTTGCAGATGTGTCATCCTTGTCCCCAGTGTTGAGAGACCTCCATCCTTATCAAAAATTTATATCACCTTTGTTTGAGCCCCTCTATAAGGGACAATATTCctctttcaaaatgttttttaacttCAATGTCGAACAACAGCCTTTCCACGATCCTCAACCAGTCCCCTCCTATTTAGCAGTCAAACAGCCACGCAAGTTATCTCTGTCTTGTATTAATCCTTCATACAATCATCTCCCAGAGAATCCTTCAACCTGCCTCACTGACAAATGTACTGCAAAATTTCCTCCAGACTCTGCTGTCCTATCATATTTTACACCAAAATATTCTTCCCAACTTGCTCAGGAATGTAAATTcaatgaatcattttcacaatCAGATAATGTTGTACACATATGTGAGGCATCTCATTCTCATCAGTTATCAGAAAATGTATCTGTTTCACCAGATTCATCAGTGTTGCATCTAAAGTTTGTTGATCAGTATCATGATGAGATCAAACCAGATTCTCCCAAATCTATTGCCCTTGACAGTGAAACTCATGACACACTGCGCCATCAAAACATGGTTGTCCAGTCATTTAGTGACTCCTGCTTTTCTAATTCAAGACAATCTTCCTCTGGAATTCCTGATTCAGTTGAAGATTCAGTACAATGTTTAAAACACCAACAATCTCAACACGGTCTCATAGGTGAAAGTGTTCCCACAGACCAAAGACTTGCCCACAACCCAATCCATAGGAGATTAATGGCACACATATTTGATCCAGTCTATAAGGgaaaacatgtctgtgacacAGTCATGTTTAGTCTAACTACTTTTGATAGAGGCTTTGAAAAGACTTTTGAGCAAAACAACTTTGAATGTTTAACAGCTATTGGGGAGACGCAATTTGTTGAAGAATCTTGTTATTTTGAAAGCATGGACAGCATCGAGCCTCCACTGAATGAGGCCATGACTGGCAATGCTAGCCAGCCAGAGTTGAGTTCCATGCCATCTGTGGAAGAAAACATGGACTTTCATCACACTGTCAAAGTCATGGAGGCCTTCAGCAAACAAACTCAAACAAGGAGTGAAACAATGGAACCAAGACCGCTTTTGCTTGAGCATGAAGGGACAGACACTATATCCCCATTAATGATGACACACAGCCAAGATGTCCTTGTCAAAGACATGAAAAGACAGTCAGTGAGAATGGACAAAACGTTTCAAGTTCTGCCG